TCCAGGCCGTCCAGTTCCGGCAGCATCAGGTCGAGCAGGATCAGGGCCGGCCGGGCCGCGCGCCACAGTTCCAGCGCGCGCCGCCCGTCGCCGGCCCGCTCGGTGTGGAAGCCCTCCCGGCGCAGGTACACCTCCAGGATGTCCGCCAGCCGGGGTTCGTCTTCCACGATCAGGATGGTGCTCATCGGATTCCATTCTCCACGCTGTGGGGCGGTGGGATCTGACGCCCACCGCCCCTGGACGTTCAGAGCTTCAGGCCACCGTCGCGGCCGGCGGGCTGGTCTGCGCTGGGCCGGTCCGGGCGGAGTTCGCCGCTCAGGGTGCGGCGCAGGGCCTCGTATTCGTCCGCGTTGATCTCGCCCTTCGCGTAGCGCTCGCGGGCGATGTGCAGCGCGGAGTCGTTCACGAAGCGGTCGCGGTGACGCCGCCACTTGTCGCGCATCTCGGCGGCCATGTCCGCGTTGGCGGTCATGGCGCCCGCGTCGCCCGCCATGAAGCGCCGGGCCATGAAGCGGCGGCGCCGGAACAGCACGAACGCGCCGATCAGCAGCAGCGGCAACAGGAAACCGGGGCCGTGGGGATGCGGGTACGGACCGTACGCTGCGGGGCCGTAGCCGTACGGCGTGGCCTGGAGGGGCGCGTAGCCCTGGGCGGGCAGCGGGGTCTGGTACGTGGCGGCGGGCGGGTTGTTGATGATGACGTCCATGTTCACTGTCTCCTCGGACCTTCTGGGTTCGTGCAGGGGCCGTCCCTGCCTGCACGAACCCTACGTCCGGCCCCGTGAAGGGCGGGGGGAGGGAGTGTGAATCCACTGTGAACGCCAGGGCGCAACGTGGGCGCCCGGCCGCAGCGGCAGAACCGCGGGCCGGGCACGCAGAGGGGACTGGATTACTTCTGGCAGCCCAGGCGCACGCGGAAGCTGGGCGTGGGCGTGCTGTACGCCGCCTTCACGCCGGTGGCGCGCAACACGGCTGGGTCGATCTCCACGAGGAGCTTGTCCGCCGGGGTCAGGTTCGCGGACGCTGCCGAGTCGGCGTAGAACGCCAGCGTGAAGGTGCTGCCGGCCCCCTGCGCGAGCTTGCGGAACTGGAGGTCCTGCACGGTCTCGCTCTCCAGTGCACTGCCGTCCTGGAGGATCAGCTGGAGGCCCTTGACGCCGGTGTTCTGCCCGTCGGTGGTGACCGCGCTGCCGTTTTTCCACTCCAGGGTCACGGCGTAGCCCCTCTGCTGCCCACCGTAGCGCTGGGCCGGCTTGACGCTGCGGACGGTCAGGCGCCACACGCCGTTGAACAGGGTCTCGCCCACGCAGCCCTCCAGCGACGCGCGCTGGTTCGCGCCGCCGGGCGTGGCGCTGCCCAGCGTGACGGTGCGGCCGCTCACGCTGCTCGGAATGCCCAGGGTCGTCAGGGCAGACAGCGGCACGTAGGTCTGCCCGTTCACGGTGACAGCCGGGGTGGGGGAGGCCTGGCCGTTCACGACCAGCGAGTAGGACTGCGCGGCGGCCACCGGCGCGGCGGCCAGGGCGAAGGAACACAGGACTGTACGAATGGAATTCATGGCGACTCCTCGGAGGTCGGCTCGCACCTGGGCCCTGCCCCGGACCCGGCGGAGCGGCCGCCTTCCCGTCCGTCCGGCCTTCCTCCTGCACCCATCATGGGCGCCGCCGGGTCAGGCCCTGGTGAGGCGGAACGGCCCCCGCGCCGCAGGGCGGGTGGGACCGGGCGCTCCCAGACGCTCCGGTCACGCCGCGCTTCGTCGTGCCGGACGGCAGTGCCGGGCCGCAGCCCTAGCTCTCGCACCTCCTCCGGTTCACCGGCGGCGCTATCCTGCCCCCCATGTCGTACCAGGCCGTCATCGGGCTCGAAGTCCACCTGCAACTGAAGACGCGCAGCAAGATCTTCAGCGCGTGCCCGCAGGAGTACCACGGCGCGGAGCCGAACACCTTCACGGACCCCTTCACGCTGGGCCTGCCTGGAACGCTTCCCACCCTCAACCGCGAGGCGGTCGAACTCGCCATGATGTTCGGCCTGGGCCTGAACTGCGACGTGTCGGGCTTCACGCAGTTCCACCGCAAGAACTACTTCTACCCCGACGCCCCCAAGAATTTCCAGCTGTCGCAGTACGACCGGCCCATCGCGCGCGACGGCCACCTGGACGTGACCCTGGAGGGCGGGGACGTGCACCGCATCCGCATCAAGCGCGCCCACCTGGAGGACGACGCGGGCAAGCTGACGCATCCCGCGTACGCGCCGTACTCGCTGCTCGACCTGAACCGGGCGGGCTCGTCCCTGCTGGAGATGGTCACGGAGGCCGACCTGCGCACGGCCGAGCAGGCCCGCGCGTTTCTGGAGAGCGTGCAGGCCATCGCGCAGGCGCTCGGCGTGTCGGACGCCACGCCCGAGGAAGGCAAGATGCGCTGCGACGTGAACCTCAGCGTGCACCGCCCCGGCGAGCCGTGGGGCACCAAGTGCGAGGTCAAGAACCTCAACTCCTTCCGCTCGGTGGCGCGCGCCATCGAGTTCGAGACGGCGCGGCAGTCGCGCGTGCTGGACGCGGGCGGGCGCATCACGCAGGACACGCTGGGCTGGGACGAGGGCGGCCAGAAGACCTTCCTGATGCGCACCAAGGAGGGCGAGGCCGACTACCGCTACTTCCCCGAACCCGACCTGCCGCCGCTGGACATCACGCCCGAGTGGATCGCGCGCGTGCAGGCGCGCATGCCGGAACTGCCGGTCCAGAAGCGCGGGCGCTACGTCGCGGCAGGCGTGCGCGACTCGGACGCGCGGGCGCTGAGCCTCAGCGTGCCGCTGTCGCGCTTCTACGACGACGCCCTGCGCGCGGGTCCGGACGCCCGGCCGGTCGATGCCCAAAAGCTCGCCAACTGGCTGCTGGGCGACGTGTCCGGATGGCTGGCCGCGCGCGAGCAGGCCCTCGCGGACGCGGCCGTGCAGCCCGCGCACCTGGCCGCGCTGGTCGGCCTGATCGATGCCGGCACCATCAGCGGGCGGGTCGCCAAGGACCTGCTGCCGGACGTGATGGCGGGCCATGATCCCGCCGCGCTGGTGCGCGAACGTGGCCTGAGCGTGGTCACCGACACCGGCGCCATCGACGCCGCCATCGACGCTGCCATGGTCGCCGACCCCGCCACGGTCGAGAAGGTGCGCGGCGGCAACGCCAAGGCCATGAACGCCCTGTTCGGCCCGGTCATGAAGGCCCTGGGCGGTCAGGCCAAGCCGGAAGTCGTGCGCGAACGCCTGACGCACAAGCTCGGGCTGTGACCCCGGCGGCGTGGCGCTCCGCGGCGCTGGGCGCGCTGTGGGCGCTGGTCGTGGCGACCTTCGGGCTGGCCGCGTTCACCCTGTGGCGCTCGCCGGTGCTGGATGTGGTCGCGGTGCTCGAGGCCCTGCGCTCCGTGCTGGCGGCCCTGGTGCTGCTGTGGTGGACACAGGTCTTCACGCGCTATGTCGCGGCCGAGGCGGTGCCGGACACCGACGGGGTGCTGCGCTCCGTGCGCGCGCTGCTGCCGTGGCTGACCTCGCTGCGGATCGCCATGTGGCTGCTGCTGCTGCTCTCGCTGGCCGGCGGCGTCGCCGAGACGGCCAGCCCGGTCGCGGTCACGGCGCTGGTCACGATCAGCGGGGCGTTCATCTTTGCGAAGAACGCCGTGTTCGGCACGCTGGCCCGCTGGGCGCCCACCCCGAACGAGGCGCTGGGCCGCGTGCGCCTGGGCCAGTGGCTGAACGCCGCCGCCGCCCTGAGCCTCGCGCTGGGCGTGGTGAATGTGGTGCCTATCGCCGGGCTGCCCGGCAGCGACACCCCGGACGTGGCCGCCATGATCGTGTACGGCACGCACGCGCTGCTCGACACAGCCGCCATGCTGCTGGCCCTGAAGGCCGTGCCGCCCCCGATGGCGCCGTAGCGCTACTTCGTCCAGCCGTGCTCGTAGCAGTACGCCCAGTCCTCGCCCGGCTCGGCGGACCGGATGATGGGGTGGCGCTGCGCGTGCGCGTGTCGGGTGGCGTGCCGGTTCTTGCTGGAATCGCAGCAGCCCACGTGCCCGCAGGTCATGCACACGCGCAGGTGCACCCACGTGTCGCCCAGCGCCACGCATTCCAGGCACACGTCAGCCTCCGGCGTGACCGGCCCGGCATTGTGCTCGGCGTGCTCGCACTGCGCGCGCTGCGTGGCGCTCAGCGTGATCGGCGGGTGCTCCGCGAGGTGGCGCAGGATGTGGGCGCGCGTGACCTCCGGCGGGGTGATCAGGTCCAGGATGCCCGCCACCACTTCCTTCCGGGGGCTGATGATGTGCTGCGCGCCGAGCGCCTGGAGGCCGTGGAAGCCCTCGCTGGTCGTCGCCTGCGTGATGATCGTGAGGTCCGGCGCGACCGTACGCGCCACGCTCACGGCGCGCTCGGTCATCTCCGGGTCGTCGTCCGCGATCACCAGGGCACTGGCCGAGGCGATGTCCAGCTCGCGCAGCAGCCCCGCACGGGTGTAGTCCGCGATCAGCACCGGAGCGCCGCGGCCCTGGAGTTCGCTGGCACCGTCCGGACTGCGCGTGATCACCGAATACGGCTTGCCCGCCCGGCTCAGCGCCCGCGCCGCGATGCGGGCGTACGGGCCGTACCCGGCGAAGATCACCCGGTCGCGCACCGGCAGGCCGTGGGCTCCCCCTTCACCCGACGCTCCGGGCGAACCGTTGTCCCCAGGTCCGCCGGATAGCGCAGGGGCGGTCAGGCGGGCCGTCAGGACGCCCGCCAGGGCGCTCAGCGCGGGCGTGAACGCCATCAGCAGTACCGTCGCCGCGATAAACACCCCGCTGCCGCGCTCGCCCATGCCCGCGAAGCTCAGGCCCAGCGCCGCGCCCGTCGTGGCCAGCACGAACGAGAATTCCCCGACCTGCGCGAGCCCCAGCGCCACCGGCAGGGCCGTGCGCGTGGGCTCGCCCAGCAGCCGCACGCTGACGAAGGCCACGGCCGCCTTCAGCAGCGCGATCAGCGCGGCCGCGCCCAGCACCAGCCCCAGGTTGCGCACCAGGAACCCCAGGTCGAGCTGCACGCCGACCGACAGGAAAAACGCCGCGCTGAACAGGATCTGCAGCGGCAGGATCTCACCCAGCGCCTGCGCGCCGTAGCGGCTCTCGCTGACCAGCAGGCCCGCCAGGAACGCGCCCAGCGCGAGGCTGACCCCGGCCAGGGCGGTCAGGGCGGCCGTGCCGAAACACAGCGCCACCACCGTCAGCAGGAAGATCTCGCTGCTGCAGGTCCTGGCCACCACCTCCATCACCGGCGGCACGATGCGCCGCGCGGCGACCAGCACGAACGCGATGATGCCCCCCGCCTTCGCCAGGGCGAGGAGCACTCCGCCCGCGCCGCCGCCCTGCCCGGCCAGCATGGGAATCAGCAGCACCATCAGCACCACCGCGAGGTCCTGGAAGATCAGGATGCCCAGGCTCACCTGACCGGTGCGGGCGTTGGTCTCGCCGCGCTCGCCCAGCACGCGCATCACGATCGCGGTGCTTGACAGGGCGATCAGGCATCCGGTGAACACGGCGCTCTGGGCGCCGACCCCGAATGCCAGCAGGGCGCCCGTCACCGCCACGATCGTCAGGCCCACCTGCAGGCCGCCGCCCAGGAAGATCAGCCGCGCGATCCGCGACAGCCGCTCCAGGCTGAACTCGATCCCGATGGTGAACAGCAGCAGCATCACCCCCACCTCGGACGCCGACGAGATCAGCGCCGGATCGCGGATCAGGCCCAGCGCGCCCGGCCCGGCCAGCACCCCCGCCACCAGAAACCCGATGATTGGGATCAGGCGCAGCCGGAACGACGAGTACGCCGCCAGCGCTGACACCGCCAGCAGCAGCGTCAGTTGCAGCAGGAATTCCGGCGGGCCGGCGTGCGCGGCCCCGTCCGGGGCGGCGGCGAGGGCCGGGCCGGTCAGCAGGATCGCCACCGCCGGCAGCAGTCGGCCAATCGACACAGGAACGAGGGACATACCTCAGCATGCCGCACGCCGCGCCGGGCGCACAGGTCGCCCTGCGTCATCTGGGACCGGGACGCCGGGTATCTGGGCCTGGGGCGGCAGTGCTGATCAGTGGCCCGAACATTCTCCATCGCCCTGTAGACATTCACAGTGGCTCGGCGTTCCCTCAACGGAAGCTGGCGGCCGGATACAGGGCTTCCGCTCCCCCTGCCGGGGTCTGTCCTCAGCCCTCGCTGCGCCACTCCTCGGCGGCCGGGAGCGTCACGAAGAACGATGCGCCCTCGCCGGGACGCCCTTCAGCCCGCACGTGCCCTCCGTGCGCGATCACGATCCGCCACACGTCCGCCAGACCCAGGCCCAGGCCCTCGAAGCGGGTGGTGGTGGGCAGGCGCGTGAACGCCCCGAACAGCCGCGTGGCGTCGGCCGGATCGAAGCCCACGCCGTTGTCCCGCACCTCCACCAGCACCCCGTCCGGCACCACGCTGGCCGACACCTGCACGTGCGGCTGTGCCTGCTCGCCGGTGTACTTCAGCGCGTTGTGCAGCAGGTTCCCGAACACCACCCGCAGGGCGGCCGCGTCGCCCCGAACGGGTGGTATCGGTCCGATCTCCACCGCCACCGCCCGCTGCGGGTCCGCCTGATCCGCCCACGCCGCGCGCACCACCGCGTCCAGATCCACGGTGCCGGACGCCTGCGGCACCGCTCCACGCGCCGCGTACGCGAGCAGGCCGTCCAGCACCTCGGCCATGCGCTCGGTCGCGCCCGTGATGGCGTCCGCCGACCGCGTCCGCTGCGCGCCGGACACCTGATCCAGCAGTGTGGCGTGCCCGAGGATCACCTGCATCGGCGTGCGCAGGTAGTGGCTCACGGAGTGCGCGAAGGCCCGCAGCTCCTCGTTCGCCGCGTGCAGCTCCTGCGTGCGCCGCTCCACCCGCGCCTCCAGGTGCGCGTGCAGCTCCGCGACCTCCTGCCGCGCCTCGCGCAGCGCCTCCCGCTGGATGCGGGCCGTCACCTGAGCGCGCTCGTATTCCAGTTCCGCCAGTGCGACATCCAGCCGTTGCCGCTCCAGCCGGCGGTCCAGGTCGTCCTGCAGGTGACGGTGCCGCTCGCCCAGCTCGTACGCAAGCCGGTATTCGCCCAGCGCCGCGTGGGCCTGCGCCTGCAGCCGGAACGCCCGCGCATGGAGCCGGCCCGGCGCCCCGGTCTCCAGGCGCTCCAGGGTATGCCGGGTGCAGTTCAGGGTGAACTGCGGATCGTGGGGCAACTCCAGCTCGGCACGGTTCAGGAGGGTACGGGCGGCGGCGTGCGTGAGGCCGCCGCGCTCAAGCAGCTCCAGACCCGTGGTCAACAGGGCGCGTGCCTCCTCCGTGCGGCCCAGCAGGCCGTAGATCCGCCCAAGGGTGTCGCTGGCTTCGCCGGCGATACGCAGCCCACCTTCGAGGTGCAGGGCATGGCGTTCAATGATATCGGCAGCTTCATCCAGACGGTTCAGTGAGGTCAGCGCCTCCGCCTTGTTGATTAACATCACCTTGTCCGACTCGGCCGGTGGGTTCAGTGGACGTCCGTCCAGATAGCTGTCGATCACATCCAGGGCCTGCTGGTGCAGCTCGAGCCGCGAGTAGAGGAGGGCGTGCTGGGCGTGCACGAATACGGTGACCTGGGACGAGTCCGTGTGGGCGAGTGCGTTCCGGAGCTGCGTCAGCGCCACGGCATAACGCTCGAGTTCGATACTGACGATCACGGCGTTGGTCGCCGCGATCGTTGCTCCGCGACGATCGCCGCTGTCCAGCGCCGCGCGGCTCGCCCGTTCCAGCCAGAGACCCGCGTCTTCCAGCCGTCCCTGGCGGAAGGCGGCACCAGCCAGAGCGTTCATAGCAGCTGTTGTCTCGCGGGGGCGCTTCAGACCGTCCAGAATGGCGGTGAGCCGCTCAATATCCTCATCTACCGTGCTGCTCTCTCCAAGAGAGATGAACATCGAGAGCCGTTGTGCGCGGACGCCCGCCTCGCTCTCGGCATCACCGTCTGTGTGCTCCAGAGCTTCATCCAGAATGAGTTGCGCTCTGTCGTTGTTTCCCGTTTCCGACAGCCCGGCGCCGAGCGCGGTCAGCAGGGAGGCGAGGGTGCGCCTGTCTCCGGTCGCCCGGGCTGCGGGTAGCAGCGCCTCGGCCTCGCGTACCACGTCTGCCGGCTGGTCGCGGGTGCGTTCGCGCAGTGCCAGCAGCGCCTCGGCGGACAGGGAGGGGTGGGTGGAGGTCGGCATCAGCGTGTGTCCAGCGTAGCGCTTAGGGGGCAGCTGGGGTGCGGTGACCCCCGGCCGGGTGGAGGGCGGTATGCTGCGCCGACCATGACTGAACGCACACCGCTCGTTTCGCTGGGAGACCTGGCCTGGGACGTTCTGGCGAAACCCGACACCATGCTGTTGCCGGGCGGGGACACCACCGGGCGCATGGAGCTGTCGGGTGGAGGCAGCGCCGCGAACCTGGCCGTGTGGGCGCAGCGCTGCGCGTTCCCGGCCACGTTCGTCGGGAAGATCGGCCGCGACCGCTTCGGGGAGCTGGCCACGGCGGAACTCCGGGCCGAGGGCGTGCGGACGGCCCTGACGCTGAGTGACGAGCACCCGACGGGCGTGATCCTGGCGCTGATCGACCGGCGGGGGCAGCGGGCCATGCTGACCGGTCAGGGGGCCGACTGGGAGCTGTTGCCGGGCGAACTGCCGCTGGACGTGCTGCGCCGCGCGGGGCACCTGCACCTGACCGCGTGGAGCCTGTTCCGTCATCCGCCGCGCGCCGCGGCGCTGGAGGCCGCGAGGGTGGCCAAGGCGGCCGGGGCCACCCTGAGCCTCGATCCCGGGTCGTTCCAGATGATCCAGCAGCTGGGCCGCGATCCTTTTTTGCGGATCGTGGACGGCGTGCCCTTCGACGTGATCTTCCCGAACGACGACGAGGCGCGCGCCATGAGCGGCGAGCGTCACCCGGACGCGGCGCTGGACTGGTTCCGCGCCCGGTATCCGCACGCGCTGGTCGTGCTGAAGATGGACGAGGACGGCGTGATGATCGAGGGGCCGGACTGCGCGCGCGTCCAGGTGCCGGCCACCCGCGATCCCCTGATCGACGCGACCGGCGCCGGGGACGCGTTCGGCGGGGCGTTCCTGGCCGGCTGGCTGCGGCACGGGGACGCGCGGCGGGCGGCGGAACTGGCGGTGCAGGTGGGCGGCTGGGTGGTGTCGCGCTTCGGGGCGCGCGCGCCGGCGGACGATGACCTGCGGGCCCGGCTGGTCCGTGTGGGCGCCGTGCAGGAGCCGGCATGACCCGCCTGAGTGGGCGCCGCACGCCGTGGTGGGTGTGGGCGCTGCTGGTCGTGGTGGTGCTGATCGCGGCGGCGGTGCTGGCCGTGTACGTGTATATCCGTGGGCTGTTCGGCCCGGCGGGCGGCGCGCCGTACACGCTGGAGGTCAAGCCGGGCGACTCGCTGAGCGCGGTGGCGCGCACGCTGGAGCGCCGGCACATCGTGAAGAACGCGCGCGTGC
This region of Deinococcus metalli genomic DNA includes:
- a CDS encoding cation:proton antiporter domain-containing protein → MSLVPVSIGRLLPAVAILLTGPALAAAPDGAAHAGPPEFLLQLTLLLAVSALAAYSSFRLRLIPIIGFLVAGVLAGPGALGLIRDPALISSASEVGVMLLLFTIGIEFSLERLSRIARLIFLGGGLQVGLTIVAVTGALLAFGVGAQSAVFTGCLIALSSTAIVMRVLGERGETNARTGQVSLGILIFQDLAVVLMVLLIPMLAGQGGGAGGVLLALAKAGGIIAFVLVAARRIVPPVMEVVARTCSSEIFLLTVVALCFGTAALTALAGVSLALGAFLAGLLVSESRYGAQALGEILPLQILFSAAFFLSVGVQLDLGFLVRNLGLVLGAAALIALLKAAVAFVSVRLLGEPTRTALPVALGLAQVGEFSFVLATTGAALGLSFAGMGERGSGVFIAATVLLMAFTPALSALAGVLTARLTAPALSGGPGDNGSPGASGEGGAHGLPVRDRVIFAGYGPYARIAARALSRAGKPYSVITRSPDGASELQGRGAPVLIADYTRAGLLRELDIASASALVIADDDPEMTERAVSVARTVAPDLTIITQATTSEGFHGLQALGAQHIISPRKEVVAGILDLITPPEVTRAHILRHLAEHPPITLSATQRAQCEHAEHNAGPVTPEADVCLECVALGDTWVHLRVCMTCGHVGCCDSSKNRHATRHAHAQRHPIIRSAEPGEDWAYCYEHGWTK
- a CDS encoding sensor histidine kinase; translation: MPTSTHPSLSAEALLALRERTRDQPADVVREAEALLPAARATGDRRTLASLLTALGAGLSETGNNDRAQLILDEALEHTDGDAESEAGVRAQRLSMFISLGESSTVDEDIERLTAILDGLKRPRETTAAMNALAGAAFRQGRLEDAGLWLERASRAALDSGDRRGATIAATNAVIVSIELERYAVALTQLRNALAHTDSSQVTVFVHAQHALLYSRLELHQQALDVIDSYLDGRPLNPPAESDKVMLINKAEALTSLNRLDEAADIIERHALHLEGGLRIAGEASDTLGRIYGLLGRTEEARALLTTGLELLERGGLTHAAARTLLNRAELELPHDPQFTLNCTRHTLERLETGAPGRLHARAFRLQAQAHAALGEYRLAYELGERHRHLQDDLDRRLERQRLDVALAELEYERAQVTARIQREALREARQEVAELHAHLEARVERRTQELHAANEELRAFAHSVSHYLRTPMQVILGHATLLDQVSGAQRTRSADAITGATERMAEVLDGLLAYAARGAVPQASGTVDLDAVVRAAWADQADPQRAVAVEIGPIPPVRGDAAALRVVFGNLLHNALKYTGEQAQPHVQVSASVVPDGVLVEVRDNGVGFDPADATRLFGAFTRLPTTTRFEGLGLGLADVWRIVIAHGGHVRAEGRPGEGASFFVTLPAAEEWRSEG
- the gatB gene encoding Asp-tRNA(Asn)/Glu-tRNA(Gln) amidotransferase subunit GatB gives rise to the protein MSYQAVIGLEVHLQLKTRSKIFSACPQEYHGAEPNTFTDPFTLGLPGTLPTLNREAVELAMMFGLGLNCDVSGFTQFHRKNYFYPDAPKNFQLSQYDRPIARDGHLDVTLEGGDVHRIRIKRAHLEDDAGKLTHPAYAPYSLLDLNRAGSSLLEMVTEADLRTAEQARAFLESVQAIAQALGVSDATPEEGKMRCDVNLSVHRPGEPWGTKCEVKNLNSFRSVARAIEFETARQSRVLDAGGRITQDTLGWDEGGQKTFLMRTKEGEADYRYFPEPDLPPLDITPEWIARVQARMPELPVQKRGRYVAAGVRDSDARALSLSVPLSRFYDDALRAGPDARPVDAQKLANWLLGDVSGWLAAREQALADAAVQPAHLAALVGLIDAGTISGRVAKDLLPDVMAGHDPAALVRERGLSVVTDTGAIDAAIDAAMVADPATVEKVRGGNAKAMNALFGPVMKALGGQAKPEVVRERLTHKLGL
- a CDS encoding SHOCT domain-containing protein codes for the protein MDVIINNPPAATYQTPLPAQGYAPLQATPYGYGPAAYGPYPHPHGPGFLLPLLLIGAFVLFRRRRFMARRFMAGDAGAMTANADMAAEMRDKWRRHRDRFVNDSALHIARERYAKGEINADEYEALRRTLSGELRPDRPSADQPAGRDGGLKL
- a CDS encoding carbohydrate kinase family protein, which codes for MTERTPLVSLGDLAWDVLAKPDTMLLPGGDTTGRMELSGGGSAANLAVWAQRCAFPATFVGKIGRDRFGELATAELRAEGVRTALTLSDEHPTGVILALIDRRGQRAMLTGQGADWELLPGELPLDVLRRAGHLHLTAWSLFRHPPRAAALEAARVAKAAGATLSLDPGSFQMIQQLGRDPFLRIVDGVPFDVIFPNDDEARAMSGERHPDAALDWFRARYPHALVVLKMDEDGVMIEGPDCARVQVPATRDPLIDATGAGDAFGGAFLAGWLRHGDARRAAELAVQVGGWVVSRFGARAPADDDLRARLVRVGAVQEPA